In the Olleya sp. Hel_I_94 genome, one interval contains:
- a CDS encoding DNA-directed RNA polymerase subunit alpha, which yields MAVFNFQKPDKVIMIDSTDFEGKFEFRPLEPGYGLTVGNALRRVLLSSLEGFAITSVRIESVDHEFSTIAGVVEDVTEIILNLKQVRFKRQIEDVDNESISISISGQDKIVAGDFQKFISGFQVLNTDQVICNLDSKVNINMEITVEKGRGYVPAEENKKASAPIGTIFTDSIYTPIKNVKYSIENYRVEQKTDYEKLVFEIQTDGSITPQDALTEAAKTLIHHFMLFSDERITLEADEIAQTETYDEESLHMRQLLKTKLVDMDLSVRALNCLKAAEVDTLGDLVSFNKNDLMKFRNFGKKSLTELEELVNVKGLNFGMDLSKYKLDKD from the coding sequence ATGGCAGTATTTAATTTCCAAAAGCCTGATAAGGTAATAATGATTGATTCAACTGACTTCGAAGGTAAATTCGAATTCAGACCTCTAGAACCAGGTTATGGACTAACAGTAGGAAATGCTTTAAGAAGAGTTTTATTATCTTCTCTAGAAGGGTTTGCTATCACATCTGTTAGAATAGAAAGTGTAGACCACGAATTTTCAACAATAGCAGGTGTTGTTGAAGATGTAACAGAAATTATTTTAAATCTTAAACAAGTTCGTTTTAAGCGTCAAATAGAGGATGTTGATAACGAATCTATTTCGATTTCAATTTCTGGTCAAGACAAAATTGTAGCAGGAGATTTCCAGAAATTTATTTCAGGTTTCCAAGTATTAAATACAGATCAAGTGATTTGTAACTTAGATTCTAAAGTAAATATCAACATGGAAATTACTGTTGAAAAAGGTAGAGGATATGTTCCTGCAGAAGAAAACAAAAAAGCTTCAGCACCAATAGGGACTATTTTTACTGATTCAATTTACACACCAATTAAAAATGTTAAGTACAGCATTGAGAATTATCGTGTAGAACAAAAAACGGATTACGAAAAATTAGTTTTCGAAATTCAGACTGATGGTTCTATTACGCCTCAAGATGCATTAACAGAAGCTGCAAAAACTCTGATTCACCACTTCATGTTATTCTCTGATGAGCGTATTACATTAGAAGCTGATGAGATTGCTCAAACTGAAACTTATGATGAAGAATCACTTCACATGAGACAGTTACTTAAAACTAAATTAGTAGATATGGACCTTTCTGTTCGTGCTCTAAATTGTTTAAAAGCAGCAGAGGTAGATACTTTAGGTGACTTAGTATCTTTTAATAAAAATGATTTAATGAAGTTCCGTAATTTTGGAAAGAAATCTTTAACAGAGCTTGAAGAGCTAGTAAATGTTAAAGGATTAAATTTCGGAA
- the rpsD gene encoding 30S ribosomal protein S4 translates to MARYTGPKTKIARKFGEAIFGDDKSFEKRNYPPGQHGNNRRRGKKSEYAIQLMEKQKAKYTYGILERQFRNMFKRATAAQGITGEVLLQICESRLDNVVFRMGLSPSRSGARQLVSHRHITVNGELVNIPSYQLNAGDVVAVREKSKSLESIDRSLSNSSNVYEWITWNSEKKEGTYVSVPARIQIPENINEQFIVELYSK, encoded by the coding sequence ATGGCAAGATATACTGGTCCTAAAACTAAAATAGCTCGTAAATTTGGTGAAGCTATATTCGGAGACGATAAGTCTTTTGAGAAAAGAAATTACCCACCAGGTCAACATGGAAACAACAGAAGACGTGGTAAAAAATCTGAGTACGCAATCCAATTAATGGAGAAGCAAAAAGCTAAATATACTTACGGTATTTTAGAGCGTCAATTCAGAAACATGTTTAAAAGAGCAACTGCAGCTCAAGGAATCACAGGTGAAGTATTACTTCAAATTTGTGAATCTAGATTAGATAATGTAGTGTTTAGAATGGGATTATCTCCTTCTAGAAGCGGAGCAAGACAACTTGTATCTCACAGACATATTACTGTTAATGGAGAGTTAGTAAACATACCTTCATACCAACTTAATGCTGGAGATGTTGTTGCTGTAAGAGAGAAGTCTAAATCTTTGGAGTCTATTGATAGATCTTTATCAAACTCTAGCAATGTATATGAGTGGATTACTTGGAATAGCGAGAAAAAGGAAGGTACTTACGTTTCTGTTCCTGCTAGAATCCAAATCCCAGAAAATATTAATGAGCAATTCATCGTAGAATTATACTCTAAATAA
- the rpsK gene encoding 30S ribosomal protein S11, which yields MAKTNAKSTKKRKVIIDAVGEAHITASFNNIIISLTNKKGDVISWSSAGKMGFRGSKKNTPYAAQLAAEDASEVAKEAGLKKVKVYVKGPGNGRESAIRSIHNAGIEVTEIIDVTPLPHNGCRPPKRRRV from the coding sequence ATGGCAAAGACAAACGCTAAAAGCACAAAAAAACGTAAAGTTATTATTGACGCTGTTGGAGAAGCTCACATTACTGCTTCTTTCAACAATATCATTATTTCACTTACAAATAAAAAGGGAGATGTCATTTCATGGTCATCTGCTGGTAAGATGGGATTTAGAGGTTCTAAGAAAAACACACCTTACGCAGCACAATTAGCAGCAGAAGATGCTTCTGAAGTAGCTAAAGAAGCTGGATTAAAAAAGGTAAAGGTTTATGTTAAAGGACCTGGAAATGGTAGAGAATCTGCTATACGATCTATTCATAATGCAGGAATTGAAGTAACAGAAATAATTGATGTTACTCCATTACCACATAATGGTTGTCGTCCACCTAAAAGAAGAAGAGTATAA
- the rpsM gene encoding 30S ribosomal protein S13 — MARIAGVDIPKQKRGVISLTYIYGVGRSRAQEILAEAKVDENIKVQDWTDDQIGAIRETVGTYTIEGELRSETQLNIKRLMDIGCYRGIRHRVGLPLRGQRTKNNSRTRKGRRKTVANKKKATK; from the coding sequence ATGGCAAGAATCGCAGGTGTAGACATACCAAAACAAAAAAGAGGAGTGATCTCATTAACTTATATCTACGGAGTAGGTAGAAGTAGAGCTCAAGAAATTTTAGCTGAGGCTAAAGTGGACGAAAACATCAAAGTACAAGACTGGACAGATGATCAAATTGGAGCAATCCGTGAAACTGTAGGTACTTATACTATTGAAGGTGAATTACGTTCTGAAACACAATTAAACATTAAACGTTTAATGGATATTGGTTGTTACAGAGGAATTCGTCATAGAGTTGGTTTACCTTTAAGAGGTCAACGTACTAAGAATAACTCTAGAACAAGAAAAGGAAGAAGAAAAACAGTTGCTAACAAGAAAAAAGCAACTAAATAA
- the ykgO gene encoding type B 50S ribosomal protein L36, with protein sequence MKVRASIKKRSADCKIVRRKGRLYVINKKNPRFKQRQG encoded by the coding sequence ATGAAAGTAAGAGCATCAATTAAAAAGAGAAGTGCAGATTGTAAGATTGTGCGCAGAAAAGGTAGACTTTACGTCATTAACAAAAAGAATCCTAGATTCAAACAAAGACAAGGGTAA
- the infA gene encoding translation initiation factor IF-1, whose translation MAKQAAIEQDGTIIEALSNAMFRVELENGHIVTAHISGKMRMHYIKLLPGDKVKLEMSPYDLTKARITYRY comes from the coding sequence ATGGCAAAACAAGCAGCAATAGAACAAGACGGAACTATCATTGAAGCATTATCAAATGCTATGTTCCGTGTTGAATTAGAAAATGGTCATATTGTGACCGCACATATTTCGGGTAAGATGCGTATGCATTATATTAAGTTGTTACCAGGAGATAAAGTTAAATTAGAAATGAGTCCTTATGATTTAACTAAGGCTCGTATAACCTATAGATACTAA
- the secY gene encoding preprotein translocase subunit SecY yields the protein MKFIETLKNVWKIEELRNRILVTLGLLLVYRFGAQVVLPGIDATQLESLQTGTSEGIFGILNAFTGGAFANASVFALGIMPYISASIVVQLMGIAIPYLQKLQKEGASGQKKITQITRWLTIAICLVQAPGYLASLQPMFGIPNSAFLLGQGGMFYFSSIVILVTGCIFAMWLGEKITDKGIGNGISLLIMVGIIATLPKSFLQNAASRLETGNNVMMILFEIVIWFVIILLSILLVMAVRKIAVQYARRSATGGYEKNVFGSRQYIPLKLNASGVMPIIFAQAIMFVPGLIGGSSLLKDTASGLWLQSNFSDIFGFWYNLVFALLIIIFTYFYTAITVPTNKMADDLKRSGGFIPGIRPGSETSEYLDKIMSQITLPGSIFLALIAVFPAFIVKLLNVQSGWALFFGGTSLLIMVGVAIDTMQQVNSYLLNRHYDGLMKTGKNRKAVA from the coding sequence ATGAAATTTATAGAGACATTAAAAAATGTTTGGAAAATTGAAGAACTAAGAAATAGAATTCTAGTTACACTAGGTCTACTTTTAGTTTATCGTTTCGGAGCACAAGTAGTATTACCAGGTATTGACGCAACCCAATTAGAAAGCCTACAAACTGGAACATCAGAAGGTATTTTTGGGATATTAAATGCCTTCACTGGAGGTGCATTTGCTAATGCTTCTGTATTTGCACTTGGAATTATGCCATATATTTCTGCTTCTATTGTAGTTCAATTAATGGGAATTGCTATTCCTTATTTGCAAAAACTACAAAAAGAAGGCGCTAGTGGTCAGAAAAAGATTACTCAAATAACACGTTGGTTGACTATAGCAATATGCTTAGTTCAAGCACCAGGTTATTTAGCTAGTTTACAACCTATGTTTGGTATTCCAAACTCGGCCTTTTTATTAGGGCAAGGTGGGATGTTTTATTTCTCATCAATAGTTATATTAGTAACTGGTTGTATTTTTGCAATGTGGTTAGGTGAGAAAATAACAGATAAAGGAATTGGTAATGGTATCTCTCTATTAATTATGGTGGGTATTATTGCAACACTTCCTAAATCTTTCTTACAAAATGCTGCTTCTAGATTAGAAACGGGTAATAATGTAATGATGATTTTATTTGAAATCGTTATTTGGTTTGTTATTATTCTTCTTTCAATCTTATTAGTAATGGCAGTTCGTAAGATTGCAGTACAATATGCTAGGCGTTCAGCAACTGGAGGTTACGAGAAAAATGTATTTGGATCAAGACAATATATTCCTTTAAAGCTTAATGCTTCTGGTGTAATGCCAATCATTTTTGCTCAAGCGATTATGTTTGTTCCTGGTTTAATTGGTGGTTCATCTTTATTAAAAGATACTGCTTCTGGATTGTGGTTACAATCTAATTTCTCTGATATCTTCGGATTTTGGTATAATTTAGTATTTGCATTATTGATTATTATATTTACATATTTTTATACTGCGATTACCGTTCCTACAAATAAAATGGCTGATGATCTTAAACGAAGCGGAGGATTTATTCCAGGTATTCGTCCAGGATCAGAAACTTCTGAATATCTAGACAAAATTATGTCTCAAATAACTTTACCAGGTTCTATCTTTCTTGCATTAATAGCTGTGTTCCCAGCATTTATTGTTAAGTTACTTAACGTTCAATCTGGTTGGGCTTTATTTTTCGGAGGTACATCTTTATTAATTATGGTTGGAGTTGCAATTGACACTATGCAACAAGTAAATAGTTACTTGTTAAATAGACACTATGATGGCTTGATGAAGACTGGTAAAAACAGAAAAGCAGTAGCTTAA
- the rplO gene encoding 50S ribosomal protein L15, which yields MDLSNLKPAEGSVKNQGKRIGRGQGSGKGGTATRGHKGAKSRSGYSKKVGFEGGQMPLQRRVPKFGFTNINRIEHQGVNLDVIQQLVDDKKIKDTLDFDTLVGLGLAGKNELVKILGRGELKAKLSITAHKFTATAKAAIEAAGGEAVTL from the coding sequence ATGGATTTAAGTAATTTAAAACCTGCAGAAGGTTCAGTTAAAAATCAAGGTAAAAGAATAGGAAGAGGACAAGGTTCTGGTAAAGGTGGTACTGCGACACGTGGTCACAAAGGAGCTAAGTCAAGATCTGGTTATTCTAAGAAGGTAGGTTTCGAAGGAGGGCAAATGCCACTTCAACGTAGAGTACCTAAGTTTGGTTTTACTAACATTAATCGTATAGAGCATCAAGGTGTTAACTTGGATGTTATTCAACAATTAGTTGACGATAAGAAAATTAAAGATACTTTAGATTTTGATACTTTAGTAGGTCTTGGTTTAGCTGGTAAAAACGAGCTAGTTAAGATTTTAGGAAGAGGAGAATTAAAAGCTAAATTAAGTATCACAGCTCATAAATTTACTGCTACTGCAAAAGCTGCTATTGAAGCTGCAGGAGGAGAAGCTGTAACTTTATAA
- the rpmD gene encoding 50S ribosomal protein L30 yields MSKIKVTKVKSAINRTQRQKRTLLALGLKKIGQTIEHEATPNILGMVAKVNHLVSVEETK; encoded by the coding sequence ATGTCGAAGATAAAAGTAACAAAAGTTAAAAGTGCAATCAACAGAACTCAAAGACAAAAAAGAACTTTATTAGCTCTTGGTCTTAAGAAGATTGGACAAACTATAGAACATGAGGCTACTCCTAATATTTTAGGTATGGTAGCAAAAGTAAACCACTTAGTTTCTGTAGAAGAAACTAAATAA
- the rpsE gene encoding 30S ribosomal protein S5: protein MYQKYKSAELVKPSGLDLKDRLVGVQRVTKVTKGGRAFGFSAIVVVGDEAGVVGQGLGKSKDVASAIAKAIEDAKKNLVRIPIMKGTLPHEQKGKFGGARVNIIPAAPGTGVIAGGAVRTVLEAVGVHDVLSKSQGSSNPHNVVKATFDALLQLRDPKTIARERGVSLEKVFNG from the coding sequence ATGTATCAAAAATACAAAAGCGCAGAGTTAGTAAAACCAAGTGGATTAGATCTTAAAGATCGTTTAGTTGGTGTGCAAAGAGTTACTAAGGTAACTAAAGGAGGTAGAGCATTTGGTTTTTCTGCAATCGTAGTGGTTGGAGATGAAGCAGGTGTTGTAGGTCAAGGTTTAGGAAAATCAAAAGATGTTGCTAGTGCAATTGCAAAAGCAATAGAAGATGCTAAGAAAAACCTAGTTCGTATCCCTATCATGAAAGGAACATTACCTCATGAACAAAAAGGTAAATTTGGTGGAGCAAGAGTAAATATTATTCCTGCAGCTCCTGGTACAGGAGTTATTGCCGGTGGAGCTGTGAGAACAGTTTTAGAGGCAGTAGGTGTACATGATGTTTTATCTAAATCTCAAGGTTCATCAAATCCACATAATGTTGTTAAGGCTACTTTTGATGCTTTATTACAATTAAGAGACCCTAAAACGATTGCTCGTGAAAGAGGTGTTTCTTTAGAAAAAGTTTTTAACGGATAA
- the rplR gene encoding 50S ribosomal protein L18 — MALTKNERRIRIKNRIRKVVSGTEARPRLAVFRSNKEIYAQLVDDVTGKTLAASSSRDKDIAAKGNKVELAALVGKSIAEKALKAGVETIAFDRGGYLYHGRVKSLAEGAREGGLKF; from the coding sequence ATGGCGTTAACAAAAAACGAAAGACGAATAAGAATTAAAAACAGAATCCGTAAGGTTGTTTCTGGTACAGAAGCAAGACCTAGATTAGCTGTTTTTAGAAGTAATAAAGAAATTTATGCTCAATTAGTAGATGACGTTACTGGTAAAACATTAGCTGCTTCATCTTCTAGAGATAAAGATATTGCTGCAAAAGGAAATAAAGTAGAACTAGCTGCATTAGTAGGTAAGTCTATCGCAGAAAAAGCCTTGAAGGCTGGTGTTGAAACGATCGCTTTTGATAGAGGTGGTTATTTATATCATGGTAGAGTAAAATCGTTAGCTGAAGGAGCTAGAGAAGGAGGACTTAAATTCTAA
- the rplF gene encoding 50S ribosomal protein L6: MSRIGNNPVAIPEGVTVTVDNNTITVKGKLGELTQDFDTVEVKVEDGNVLVTRSTDTKDQKAKHGLYRSLVFNMIEGVSKGWTKQLELVGVGYRASNQGNVLELALGFSHNIILSLAPEVQVETVSDKGKNPIIKLTSHDKQLVGQVAAKIRGFRRPEPYKGKGIKFVGEVLRRKAGKSA, translated from the coding sequence ATGTCAAGAATAGGAAATAATCCAGTTGCCATTCCAGAAGGAGTAACTGTAACAGTTGATAACAATACAATAACAGTAAAAGGAAAATTAGGTGAGTTAACTCAAGATTTTGATACTGTTGAAGTAAAAGTTGAAGATGGAAATGTATTAGTAACACGTTCTACAGATACTAAAGATCAAAAAGCTAAGCATGGTTTATACCGTTCATTAGTTTTTAATATGATTGAAGGTGTTTCAAAAGGTTGGACTAAACAATTAGAATTAGTTGGTGTAGGTTATAGAGCTTCTAATCAAGGTAATGTCCTTGAATTAGCTTTAGGTTTTTCACACAACATTATTTTAAGTTTAGCACCAGAAGTACAAGTAGAAACTGTTTCTGATAAGGGTAAGAATCCAATAATCAAATTAACTTCTCATGATAAACAATTAGTAGGACAAGTTGCTGCTAAAATCAGAGGATTTAGAAGACCTGAACCGTACAAAGGAAAAGGTATTAAGTTTGTTGGAGAAGTATTAAGAAGAAAAGCAGGTAAATCAGCATAA
- the rpsH gene encoding 30S ribosomal protein S8, whose amino-acid sequence MYTDPIADYLTRIRNAVRANHRVVEIPASNLKKDITKILFDQGYVLSYKFDDSTVQGTIKIALKYNKETKEPVIRKLQRISKPGLRKYSSSTELPRILNGLGIAIVSTSHGVMTGKQAQRENVGGEVLCYVY is encoded by the coding sequence ATGTATACAGATCCAATAGCAGATTACTTAACTAGAATTAGAAACGCAGTGCGTGCTAATCACAGAGTTGTAGAAATTCCTGCTTCAAATTTAAAAAAGGATATTACTAAAATATTATTCGATCAAGGATATGTTTTAAGTTATAAGTTCGATGATTCTACTGTTCAAGGTACAATCAAAATTGCCTTAAAATACAATAAGGAAACAAAAGAACCTGTAATTAGAAAATTGCAAAGAATCAGTAAGCCTGGTTTACGTAAATATTCTAGTTCTACAGAATTACCACGTATACTTAATGGTTTGGGTATTGCAATCGTTTCAACTTCTCACGGAGTAATGACTGGAAAGCAAGCGCAAAGAGAAAACGTTGGTGGTGAAGTTTTATGTTACGTTTACTAA
- the rpsN gene encoding 30S ribosomal protein S14, whose product MAKESMKAREVKRSKTVAKYAEKRKALKEAGDYQALQKLPKNASPIRQHNRCKLTGRPKGYMRTFGLSRVMFREMANQGLIPGVKKASW is encoded by the coding sequence ATGGCTAAAGAATCAATGAAAGCCCGCGAGGTTAAAAGATCGAAGACAGTAGCTAAATATGCTGAAAAACGTAAAGCTCTTAAAGAAGCTGGAGATTATCAAGCATTACAAAAGTTACCTAAAAACGCATCGCCTATACGTCAACATAATAGATGTAAATTAACAGGTAGACCAAAGGGATATATGCGTACCTTTGGACTTTCTCGTGTTATGTTTAGAGAAATGGCAAATCAAGGTTTAATACCAGGTGTTAAAAAAGCAAGTTGGTAA
- the rplE gene encoding 50S ribosomal protein L5 yields the protein MEYSPRLKEEYKSKVIAALTEEFGYSNVMQVPKLQKIVLSRGVGAAVADKKLVDHAVDEFTTITGQKAVSTLSKKDVATFKLRKGMPIGAKVTLRGERMYEFLDRLITSALPRVRDFNGIKATGFDGRGNYNLGVTEQIIFPEINIDKVNKIDGMDITFVTSAETDKEAKSLLTELGLPFQKN from the coding sequence ATGGAATATTCACCGAGACTAAAAGAAGAGTATAAAAGCAAAGTAATTGCTGCTCTTACAGAAGAATTTGGATACAGTAATGTAATGCAAGTGCCAAAACTACAAAAGATAGTATTATCTAGAGGTGTTGGGGCTGCAGTTGCTGATAAGAAATTGGTTGACCATGCAGTTGATGAATTTACAACTATCACAGGTCAAAAAGCTGTATCTACTTTATCTAAAAAAGATGTTGCAACTTTCAAATTACGTAAAGGGATGCCAATTGGTGCTAAAGTTACGTTAAGAGGAGAAAGAATGTATGAGTTTTTAGATCGTTTAATAACTTCTGCACTTCCACGTGTTAGAGATTTTAACGGAATAAAAGCGACAGGTTTTGACGGAAGAGGTAACTACAATCTAGGAGTTACTGAACAAATTATCTTTCCAGAAATAAATATTGACAAAGTTAATAAAATTGACGGAATGGATATTACATTTGTAACTTCTGCTGAAACAGATAAAGAAGCAAAATCATTATTAACAGAATTAGGGTTACCTTTTCAAAAAAACTAA
- the rplX gene encoding 50S ribosomal protein L24, which yields MTKLKIKTGDIVKVIAGDHKGSEGKVQKVFIERNKAIVEGVNMVKKHTKPSAQNPQGGIVEKEASINISNLSLLTSKGEETRVGFRMEGDKKVRFSKKSNEVI from the coding sequence ATGACAAAGCTAAAAATAAAAACAGGAGATATCGTCAAGGTTATAGCTGGTGATCATAAAGGTTCTGAAGGTAAAGTACAAAAAGTATTTATCGAGAGGAACAAAGCTATAGTTGAAGGAGTAAACATGGTTAAGAAACATACTAAACCAAGTGCACAAAATCCTCAAGGTGGTATTGTAGAAAAAGAGGCATCTATCAACATTTCTAACCTATCTTTATTAACTTCTAAAGGAGAAGAGACTAGAGTAGGATTTAGAATGGAAGGTGATAAAAAAGTCAGATTTTCTAAAAAATCAAATGAAGTAATATAG
- the rplN gene encoding 50S ribosomal protein L14: protein MVQQESRLRVADNTGAKEVLTIRVLGGTKRRYASVGDKIVVTVKDATPNGNIKKGAVSTAVVVRTKKEVRRPDGSYIRFDDNACVLLNPTGEMRGTRVFGPVARELRDKQFMKIVSLAPEVL from the coding sequence ATGGTACAACAAGAATCAAGACTAAGAGTAGCAGATAACACTGGAGCAAAGGAAGTATTAACTATCCGTGTTTTAGGTGGTACTAAAAGAAGATATGCTTCTGTAGGTGACAAAATTGTTGTCACTGTTAAAGATGCAACTCCTAATGGAAACATTAAAAAAGGAGCAGTATCAACAGCAGTAGTTGTGCGTACTAAAAAAGAAGTTAGACGTCCAGACGGATCTTATATCAGATTTGATGATAACGCTTGTGTCCTTTTAAATCCTACCGGAGAAATGAGAGGTACACGTGTTTTTGGACCTGTAGCTAGAGAACTTCGTGATAAACAATTCATGAAAATTGTATCATTGGCACCAGAGGTGCTTTAA
- the rpsQ gene encoding 30S ribosomal protein S17, with product MEKRNLRKERIGIVTSNKMQKSIVVAEVKKVKHPMYGKFVLKTKKYVAHDETNDCNIGDTVKIMETRPLSKSKCWRLVEIIERAK from the coding sequence ATGGAAAAAAGAAACTTAAGAAAAGAGCGTATCGGGATCGTTACTAGTAACAAGATGCAAAAATCAATTGTTGTTGCAGAAGTTAAAAAAGTAAAACACCCTATGTACGGAAAATTCGTGTTGAAAACAAAAAAATATGTTGCACACGATGAGACAAACGATTGTAATATTGGAGATACAGTAAAGATCATGGAAACAAGACCTTTAAGTAAATCTAAATGTTGGAGATTAGTTGAAATAATTGAAAGAGCGAAGTAA
- the rpmC gene encoding 50S ribosomal protein L29 encodes MKQSEIKELSVAELQEKLSETKKSYSDLKMAHAVSPLENPIQLRQVRRTVAKIATELTKRDLK; translated from the coding sequence ATGAAACAATCAGAAATTAAAGAATTATCTGTAGCTGAGTTACAAGAGAAACTTAGTGAAACAAAGAAGAGCTATTCAGATTTAAAAATGGCTCATGCAGTTTCTCCTTTAGAGAATCCTATTCAATTACGTCAAGTAAGACGTACGGTTGCAAAAATTGCAACAGAATTAACTAAAAGAGATTTAAAATAA
- the rplP gene encoding 50S ribosomal protein L16 encodes MLQPKRTKFRKTQKGRMKGNSGRGHLLSNGTFGIKSLDSNFLTSRQIEAARIAATRYMKREGQLWIKIFPDKPITKKPLEVRMGKGKGAVEYWAAVVKPGRILFEVGGVPLEVAKEALRLAAQKLPVKTKFVIARDYEA; translated from the coding sequence ATGTTACAGCCTAAAAGAACAAAATTTAGAAAAACGCAAAAGGGACGTATGAAAGGGAACTCTGGTAGAGGTCACTTACTTTCAAACGGAACTTTTGGAATAAAATCATTGGATTCTAATTTTTTAACATCACGTCAAATAGAAGCAGCTCGTATTGCAGCTACACGTTACATGAAAAGAGAAGGTCAACTTTGGATTAAAATATTTCCAGATAAGCCGATTACAAAAAAGCCTCTTGAAGTACGTATGGGTAAAGGTAAAGGAGCAGTAGAATATTGGGCAGCAGTTGTTAAACCAGGAAGAATCCTTTTTGAAGTTGGAGGAGTGCCTTTAGAAGTAGCTAAAGAAGCATTAAGACTTGCAGCTCAAAAATTACCAGTAAAAACTAAGTTTGTAATCGCTAGAGATTACGAAGCATAA